The following coding sequences are from one Candidatus Falkowbacteria bacterium window:
- the pyk gene encoding pyruvate kinase, translating to MKRTKIVCTLGPASDKKTIIKQLIRNGMNMARFNFSHNVHAYHGRVLRLVRSAAKEVKQSVAILQDLQGPRIRLGDLPKKGINLVRGSEIILTTDTKKNKKKIPVTYKNMHRDVKAGQRVLIADGVIELMATKVRGKDIYCKVQAGGVVTSHKGINLPDTDVTVPALSEKDKKDLMFGIKNAVDFVALSFVRNAKEVSNLKDLITKYEKKLKIKSKNPIKIIVKVERKEAIENLDEIIAVADGIMVARGDLGIELSAEDVPLMQKMIIDKCLTAAKPVIVATQMLESMVNNPRPTRAEASDVANAVIDHTDAVMLSGETAAGKYPVKAVEYMRKIIEKTEQSAYDDLVIKHKIKQIKSTSDAVSSLAKTLADQINAKLILVASISGHSGRVVSRYRPELPIFVACEDHRVQRQLQLTWGAIPFVLHRCKDLPAIIKKAETYLKLTKQAKKNDKMIVVAGVPVGKSGKINLVEVKEVS from the coding sequence ATGAAGAGAACAAAAATTGTCTGTACCCTAGGCCCAGCGTCAGACAAGAAAACCATTATAAAGCAATTGATACGCAACGGCATGAACATGGCGCGGTTTAATTTTTCTCATAATGTCCATGCTTACCACGGTCGAGTTTTACGTTTGGTCCGTTCGGCAGCAAAAGAGGTAAAACAATCAGTGGCTATTTTGCAAGATTTACAAGGTCCGCGCATTCGGTTAGGTGATTTACCGAAAAAAGGAATTAATTTAGTTCGAGGTTCAGAAATTATTTTGACAACGGATACTAAGAAAAATAAAAAGAAAATACCAGTAACTTACAAAAACATGCACCGCGATGTCAAGGCGGGCCAAAGAGTTTTGATTGCAGATGGTGTGATTGAATTGATGGCGACTAAGGTCAGAGGAAAGGACATTTATTGCAAAGTACAAGCTGGTGGAGTGGTTACTTCTCACAAGGGGATTAACCTGCCTGACACTGATGTTACTGTGCCGGCTTTGTCGGAAAAGGATAAAAAAGATTTAATGTTTGGAATTAAAAACGCAGTTGATTTTGTGGCTTTGTCTTTTGTTCGCAATGCTAAAGAGGTGAGCAATTTAAAAGACTTAATAACAAAGTATGAAAAAAAGTTAAAAATAAAATCCAAAAATCCAATCAAGATAATTGTAAAAGTTGAGAGAAAGGAGGCCATTGAAAATCTGGATGAAATAATTGCTGTGGCTGATGGCATTATGGTAGCGCGTGGCGATTTGGGGATTGAACTTTCTGCTGAAGATGTACCATTAATGCAGAAAATGATTATTGATAAATGTTTGACCGCTGCTAAACCGGTAATTGTGGCTACTCAAATGTTGGAGTCTATGGTTAATAATCCTCGGCCAACCAGAGCAGAGGCAAGTGATGTAGCAAATGCTGTTATTGACCACACGGACGCAGTTATGTTATCGGGTGAAACTGCTGCAGGCAAGTATCCAGTCAAGGCCGTTGAATATATGCGTAAGATTATTGAAAAGACAGAGCAGTCAGCTTATGACGATTTAGTAATCAAACATAAAATAAAGCAGATCAAGTCAACTAGCGATGCGGTTAGTAGCTTAGCCAAGACTTTGGCTGATCAAATCAACGCTAAATTAATTTTAGTTGCATCTATTAGTGGACATTCAGGAAGGGTGGTAAGTCGTTACCGTCCAGAGTTGCCCATTTTTGTTGCTTGCGAAGATCATCGAGTACAGCGACAGTTGCAATTAACCTGGGGCGCAATACCTTTTGTGTTACATCGCTGTAAGGATTTACCAGCAATAATAAAAAAAGCGGAGACCTATCTTAAGTTGACTAAACAGGCAAAGAAAAATGATAAAATGATTGTTGTAGCTGGTGTTCCAGTTGGCAAGAGTGGGAAAATTAATTTAGTTGAAGTTAAAGAAGTTTCGTGA
- a CDS encoding DUF4870 domain-containing protein → MDQPTVPNSAKDIEDNKLLAAISYLGILCLIPLLAKKDSKYVQFHAKQGLVLFIVEVIVSFINIIPILGQMVWLFASMAFLIISVIGVIKAWNGEWWKAPIIHDYSKKINI, encoded by the coding sequence ATGGATCAACCAACCGTACCAAACAGTGCCAAAGACATTGAAGACAACAAATTATTAGCAGCCATTAGTTATTTAGGCATATTATGTTTAATTCCATTATTAGCGAAAAAAGATAGTAAATATGTGCAATTTCATGCTAAGCAGGGATTAGTTTTATTTATTGTTGAAGTAATCGTTTCATTTATAAATATTATTCCAATCTTAGGACAAATGGTTTGGTTATTTGCTAGCATGGCCTTCCTGATTATTTCTGTTATCGGTGTAATCAAAGCTTGGAATGGCGAGTGGTGGAAAGCGCCAATCATTCATGACTACAGTAAAAAAATAAACATTTGA